Proteins from a genomic interval of Cygnus olor isolate bCygOlo1 chromosome 9, bCygOlo1.pri.v2, whole genome shotgun sequence:
- the LOC121074598 gene encoding uncharacterized protein LOC121074598 — translation MLPPSEPPSCSTEGAMCPVYLHTKKGKRRRGSLEAAVVQSLALGVTCTTAAYPSWVVVRVDSLHFVLGIICVLNHIEPSSNCHFVGRAGLAFMSLTALCCLLALLSSCGAMLLDILGLKLGRVTAPFLHGLVVLFTAMAVLSSCGLWALTRHGLRTAERPQLLGHSSVFGSSFYFCILACALAVVATGWSYTAWAHVDLSVTLCLASTSRQQTHPVPVDEHDSANNIHCFETGLPLAACVAFLQRETESQAEPGLPSKQEGAEPPAEEGAHLTHEETSLQLEEGLTPKQENTCPDVTEDPHPTKEN, via the coding sequence ATGCTCCCCCCTTCCGAGCCACCATCCTGCTCCACGGAAGGGGCGATGTGTCCCGTGTACCTGCACACCAAGAAAGGCAAAAGGCGAAGGGGCAGCTTGGAGGCAGCTGTAGTCCAGAGCTTAGCCCTGGGGGTGACGTGCACAACTGCAGCCTACCCCAGCTGGGTTGTGGTCAGAGTCGACTCGCTCCATTTCGTGCTGGGCATTATTTGTGTCCTTAATCACATAGAGCCCTCTTCCAACTGCCACTTCGTGGGCCGTGCAGGACTCGCCTTTATGAGCTTGacagctctctgctgcctgctggcccTCCTCAGCAGCTGCGGGGCCATGCTGCTCGACATCCTGGGGCTGAAGCTGGGCAGGGTGACTGCCCCTTTCCTGCATGGCCTCGTTGTCCTGTTCACTGCCATGGCAGTGCTCTCGTCCTGTGGTCTCTGGGCACTGACGAGGCACGGCCTCCGCACCGCAGAGCGCCCACAGCTCTTAGGCCACTCCTCGGTCTTTGGCTCAAGCTTCTACTTCTGTATCCTTGCTTGTGCCCTAGCAGTCGTTGCAACTGGCTGGAGCTACACCGCCTGGGCACACGTTGATCTTTCTGTGACCCTCTGCCTCGCCAGCACCAGTCGGCAGCAGACACACCCGGTCCCTGTGGATGAGCACGACAGCGCTAACAACATACACTGCTTTGAGACTGGCCTACCCCTGGCCGCATGCGTTGCCTTCCTCCAGAGGGAAACTGAGTCCCAAGCGGAACCAGGTCTGCCCTCCAAGCAAGAAGGAGCTGAACCCCCAGCAGAGGAAGGTGCCCACCTCACCCACGAGGAAACCAGCCTCCAGCTAGAGGAAGGTTTGACTcccaaacaagaaaatacatgcCCAGATGTCACCGAGGATCCCCATCCTACAAAAGAAAACTGA